One Aegilops tauschii subsp. strangulata cultivar AL8/78 chromosome 7, Aet v6.0, whole genome shotgun sequence genomic window carries:
- the LOC109745059 gene encoding protein THALLO codes for MGKRPRSTRPPPAAGLHKSKRASEAAAAAISDSDDDEIDAFHKQRDVIPLDIDDSRDSEEDALVMPIYDVEGVSDDESDDSEGGEDGDESEDGSEGGKDGDAHAGDVEVWDKSYTAKIKRAQRAAKEAAGDDGSAEEDEEPEDDPKNWGTGKKTYYDDHEQDADDVEFDELRRLQAENKLSMKDFGLEDDESDEEDNKRSKASDHQVKLADEASPLESYTKLREDFAVLSKDEKMDVVYSSAPELVGLLADLNDAHEQLKAIGPVTPELAAGQGKNKGKMQPLEVKRACLLAHCQAITFYLLMRAEGLSVQDHPVIARLVETKNMVQKLANINLPNQDGDTEDHFMPDSSTLDEVNKAVSLENEGKSHNLLALDKVKQGAEVAELKKNKPSKGHHEIASKDEFMGLQSKEMLKRRAILEEGLKQKGLCKLKPKLSKTMATNSRKNLQTLDDFDDEVQKNSQVVKPTKLLVNAAGSVRNKLVSGDDDIPKRDEIGERRRKHELRVLARIGTNSREDDELPEDGDHTEEKLSQSSEEDGDDHESSGSEDEFYKDIKRQRTEKRMGKEQSTPATELEEESEGDGKRKISRQIEKNRGLTRSRNKKLKNPRKKYRIKSDIQSKRRQGQVRSAKKPSGPYGGELSGINANVSRSVRFKS; via the exons ATGGGGAAGAGGCCGAGGTCGACGCGGCCGCCGCCCGCGGCTGGCCTCCACAAGTCCAAGCGGGccagcgaggcggcggcggcggcgatctccgactccgacgacgacgagATCGACGCCTTCCACAAGCAGCGGGACGTCATCCCCCTCGACATCGACGACTCGAGGGACTCGGAGGAGGATGCTTTGGTGATGCCCATCTACGACGTCGAGGGCGTTTCCGACGATGAGAGCGATGATAGCGAAGGAGGCGAGGACGGCGATGAAAGCGAAGATGGCAGCGAAGGAGGCAAGGACGGCGACGCGCACGCAGGTGATGTCGAGGTATGGGACAAATCATATACTGCAAAAATCAAGAGAGCGCAGAGGGCAGCCAAAGAGGCTGCCGGGGATGATGGCAGCGCGGAAGAAGATGAGGAGCCGGAGGATGATCCAAAGAACTGGGGCACAGGGAAGAAAACATACTATGATGATCATGAGCAAGATGCTGATGATGTTGAGTTTGATGAGCTTAGGAGGTTGCAGGCAGAGAATAAGCTGTCGATGAAAGATTTCGGATTGGAAGATGATGAAAGTGATGAAGAGGATAATAAACGCTCAAAGGCGTCCGACCATCAAGTGAAGCTTGCTGATGAGGCATCCCCTCTTGAAAGCTACACGAAGCTGAGGGAAGATTTTGCTGTCCTGTCAAAAGACGAGAAGATGGATGTAGTGTACAGCTCAGCTCCTGAACTGGTTGGGTTACTGGCTGATTTGAACGATGCCCATGAACAGCTGAAGGCAATAGGACCAGTCACCCCTGAGTTGGCAGCTGGGCAAGGCAAGAATAAGGGTAAAATGCAGCCATTGGAGGTGAAGCGAGCTTGTCTGTTGGCTCATTGTCAAGCCATTACCTTCTACCTCCTTATGAGAGCAGAGGGACTGTCTGTGCAGGATCATCCTGTAATTGCTCGGCTGGTAGAGACCAAGAATATGGTACAAAAGCTGGCAAATATAAATCTTCCGAACCAAGATGGGGACACTGAAGACCATTTTATGCCTGATAGCAGCACCCTTGATGAGGTGAATAAGGCAGTCTCTCTAGAGAATGAGGGCAAATCTCACAATTTACTAGCTCTGGACAAGGTAAAACAGGGTGCTGAAGTAGCCGAATTGAAAAAGAATAAGCCTTCTAAGGGGCACCATGAAATTGCAAGCAAGGATGAGTTTATGGGCTTGCAAAGCAAGGAAATGTTGAAAAGAAGAGCAATCCTTGAGGAGGGGTTGAAGCAAAAAGGGCTGTGTAAGTTGAAGCCAAAGTTGTCAAAAACCATGGCAACCAATAGTAGGAAAAACCTGCAGACATTGGATGACTTTGATGATGAAGTGCAGAAAAATAGTCAAGTGGTCAAACCTACAAAGCTCCTGGTTAATGCAGCTGGCTCAGTTAGAAACAAG CTTGTTTCTGGTGATGATGACATTCCAAAGCGAGATGAGATTGGTGAAAGACGCCGAAAGCATGAACTACGTGTTCTTGCTCGTATAGGAACCAATTCACGTGAAGATGATGAGTTGCCAGAAGATGGTGATCATACTGAAGAGAAGCTCAGCCAATCCAGCGAGGAAGATGGCGATGATCATGAATCTTCAGGGTCTGAAGATGAATTCTACAAAGATATCAAGAGGCAGAGGACCGAAAAGCGCATGGGCAAAGAACAGAGCACCCCTGCTACTGAGCTGGAGGAAGAAAGCGAAGGGGATGGCAAGAGGAAGATTTCGCGGCAGATCGAGAAGAACCGAGGACTAACTCGCTCCAGAAACAAGAAACTCAAGAATCCGCGGAAGAAATACAGGATTAAGAGTGATATACAGAGTAAAAGGAGGCAAGGTCAAGTGCGCAGCGCGAAGAAGCCCTCTGGTCCCTACGGAGGTGAACTGTCTGGCATCAATGCAAATGTCAGCCGTAGTGTTAGGTTCAAGAGTTGA
- the LOC109745053 gene encoding amino acid transporter AVT6A gives MGVGNGSADVNQQTARNEIRDETAPLLPVKVEEEGFHEFNGASFSGAVFNLSTTIVGAGIMALPASIKMLGLIPGLLMIIFVALLTEASIDMLIRCSHQGKITSYGWLMGEAYGQWGRIALQASVVINNIGVMIVYMIIIGDVLSGTSSGGIHHRGILEGWFGAHLWNSRAIVLLVTTLFVFAPLVSFKRLDSLSYTSALSVALAVVFVVITAGIAIIKVINGTVAMPKLFPEIDDLSSVWKLFTAVPVLVTAYICHYNVHSIDNELEDKTQTKPIVRTSLALCSSVYIATSFFAYLLFGDGTLDDVLANFDSNLGIPFSSVFNDVVRVSYAAHVMLVFPIVFFALRLNLDGLLFPTSRHISYDNKRFTIITISLLVVIYTAAIFIPSIWDAFQFTGATAAVLIGFIFPAMVILRDPYGIATKRDKILAVTMIVLAVVSNSVALYSDAMNIFRRKEVA, from the exons ATGGGTGTCGGGAATGGATCAGCAGACGTGAACCAGCAGACGGCGCGCAATGAAATACGAGATGAGACCGCGCCGCTTCTTCCGGTCAAGGTGGAGGAGGAGGGATTCCATGAGTTTAATGGAGCTTCATTCTCCGGGGCAGTTTTCAATCTCTCGACCACCATCGTTGGTGCTGGAATCATGGCCTTGCCAGCAAGCATCAAGATGCTGGGCCTCATCCCTGGCCTTCTGATGATCATCTTTGTGGCACTGCTCACAGAGGCATCCATTGACATGCTTATCAGGTGCAGCCACCAAGGAAAGATCACGTCATATGGGTGGCTGATGGGTGAGGCATATGGACAATGGGGGAGGATTGCGCTGCAGGCCTCTGTGGTTATAAACAACATCGGCGTGATGATTGTTTACATGATTATCATTG GTGATGTATTATCTGGAACGTCGTCAGGCGGTATTCATCATCGTGGCATATTGGAGGGCTGGTTTGGAGCACATTTGTGGAATTCTCGCGCCATTGTTCTTCTTGTGACAACTCTTTTCGTGTTTGCTCCATTGGTGAGCTTTAAACGATTGG ATTCACTGAGCTACACATCTGCCCTATCAGTTGCTCTCGCTGTGGTTTTTGTTGTTATTACTGCTGGGATTGCCATAATCAAAGTCATCAATGGAACTGTAGCAATGCCCAAGCTTTTCCCAGAAATAGATGATCTTAGTTCTGTCTGGAAGCTTTTTACGGCTGTCCCTGTCCTTGTCACTGCATATATCTGCCACTATAATG TTCACAGCATTGACAATGAGCTTGAGGATAAAACACAAACTAAACCAATTGTGCGAACATCACTGGCCCTTTGCTCCAGTGTTTACATTGCCACAAGTTTCTTTGCTTATCTTCTCTTTGGAGATGGTACACTGGATGATGTGCTCGCCAACTTCGATTCAAATCTTGGCATTCCTTTCAGCTCTGTCTTCAATGACGTAGTCAGAGTGAGCTATGCTGCGCACGTCATGCTTGTCTTCCCCATCGTCTTCTTTGCCCTTAGGCTCAACTTGGATGGGCTACTCTTTCCCACGTCGAGGCACATTTCTTATGACAATAAGAGATTTACAATcataaccatctcactcctcgtGGTTATTTATACTGCTGCCATCTTCATACCAAGCATTTGGGATGCATTCCAGTTTACTGGTGCCACAGCTGCCGTTTTGATTGGTTTTATCTTTCCTGCCATGGTCATATTAAG GGATCCTTATGGAATCGCAACCAAGCGTGACAAGATATTGGCTGTAACCATGATCGTGCTTGCTGTTGTCTCAAACTCTGTTGCCCTATACAGTGATGCGATGAACATCTTCCGTAGGAAAGAGGTAGCCTGA